In Nicotiana tabacum cultivar K326 chromosome 17, ASM71507v2, whole genome shotgun sequence, one DNA window encodes the following:
- the LOC107829497 gene encoding uncharacterized protein At4g18490 isoform X1 — MAESQKGAASTVKSKEKDSLLDLDIGDDFLKSLKSMSMGNDAMDFDFGPISKNKKKTFNFDKEDMDFNLDSDFGKISSFNIDMPDLDISSPCKKDRKSRETSKKESKGAVNKKKGDDFNFSFDFELDNFGFGSSQESREKAKNNQEKDSFSFGSSGETGEKANNQEKECSSKKSGNEGSGSHLNEDLGSLEDRTAQKHGASEAGMNLTIDSHIDIDKNHDTTKHSLPSNHTMGNNDTSKLQSVSSEVALEKAKISLQEKISTSTQEAVCQVEGTSLISRSESRSDTSSGLQQHVNSAADVTFFGVGTDVNKKVLLDSDKNYDKTVLESSSLEGVATSMNNASEKSILESDKHVLETNKDRTQTHSNSMYIANATEDKMQDVKVGNEIQSPTSELSASSLSNGIVAEDLTAEKRRDTGVIRSKFFMPSIKPAAQMQKTTSLTETKLSEFGNKRVGSITQSPSDEIISQDNKDDETGSKAGFPTDSGLLPMINPLQTGSQESHQVLGITMKDSQLDGEENIRALIGSLRPNEQKPKLGKSVPEKSKASSKDLFTFSSRISPPSKSQQTTTSTPCSIAVTRNITPIPTAKNTLNEGDKTLPIKAARRTLDTSSLKISAKLGSKPETSRTVLQKNMKSSKNVDQHGGFKAILQAKDNNCTERLKQMPANLSIKRKVPEHLMQTNLDLTILLPSKRLSHSPSESRGSSEGTERIWHKQVNDHEHSGNGNKTSDYENCQISSRDVPMEMNIKELGRPFAIEDDDNIKKAEALSKDLDDMCSMLRKKQEEAKELLVRAVVNNNKLLLLNHPIYEEKIHRVQKFAAELMMRYQLAISH, encoded by the exons ATGGCAGAATCTCAGAAGGGAGCAGCTTCGACTGTCAAATCAAAAGAGAAAGATTCATTACTTG ATCTGGATATTGGAGATGACTTTCTTAAGTCGTTGAAATCGATGTCTATGGGAAATGATGCAATGGATTTCGACTTTGGGCCTATatccaaaaataagaaaaagacatTCAACTTTGACAAAGA GGATATGGATTTCAATCTTGATAGTGATTTTGGCAAGATATCATCCTTCAACATTGACATGCCAGATCTTGATATCTCTTCCCCATGTAAAAAGGATCGAAAATCAAGGGAGACATCAAAAAAAGAATCCAAAGGTGCTGTCAACAAAAAGAAGGGAGATGACTTcaatttttcatttgattttga GTTGGATAATTTCGGTTTTGGGTCAAGCCAGGAGAGTAGAGAAAAGGCGAAGAACAACCAAGAAAAGGATAGCTTCAGTTTTGGGTCAAGCGGGGAGACTGGAGAAAAGGCGAACAACCAAGAAAAGGAATGTTCTTCTAAGAAAAGTGGTAATGAAGGCTCTGGAAGTCATCTGAATGAAGACCTTGGTTCTTTAGAGGACAGGACAGCCCAGAAACACGGTGCATCAGAGGCTGGGATGAATTTGACTATTGATTCTCATATTGACATAGATAAAAATCATGACACCACAAAACATAGTTTACCTTCAAACCATACTATGGGCAATAACGACACTTCAAAGTTGCAATCAGTTAGCAGTGAAGTTGCACTGGAGAAAGCAAAAATTTCGTTGCAGGAAAAAATATCCACCAGCACTCAAGAAGCAGTTTGCCAAGTAGAGGGAACTTCTTTGATATCACGGAGTGAATCAAGAAGTGATACTTCTTCTGGTTTACAGCAACATGTTAATTCGGCTGCGGATGTTACTTTCTTTGGTGTAGGAACAGACGTAaacaaaaaagtgcttttggactCAGACAAAAACTATGATAAGACAGTTTTAGAAAGTTCATCTTTGGAGGGTGTTGCAACATCAATGAACAATGCTAGTGAAAAGAGCATCCTTGAAAGCGATAAGCATGTTTTGGAGACCAATAAGGACAGGACTCAGACACATTCCAATAGTATGTACATTGCAAATGCTACAGAAGACAAAATGCAAGACGTGAAAGTCGGTAACGAGATTCAGAGCCCAACTTCTGAGCTTTCTGCATCCTCATTAAGCAA TGGAATAGTAGCTGAAGATTTGACAGCAGAGAAAAGAAGAGACACTGGTGTCATCAGGTCAAAGTTTTTTATGCCATCAATTAAACCTGCAGCTCAGATGCAGAAGACAACATCATTGACTGAGACAAAACTTTCTGAATTTGGTAACAAGAGAGTTGGCTCCATAACACAGAGTCCTTCAGATGAAATAAT ATCTCAAGATAACAAAGATGATGAAACTGGGAGCAAAGCTGGTTTCCCCACAGACTCTGGATTACTGCCAATGATTAACCCTCTTCAGACAGGAAGTCAGGAGAGCCACCAAGTTTTAGGCATTACTAT GAAGGACTCCCAGTTGGATGGTGAGGAAAACATAAGAGCGTTGATTGGTTCTTTGAGGCCAAATGAACAAAAACCAAAACTAGGAAAATCTGTTCCTGAGAAAAGCAAAGCAAGCAGTAAAGATCTTTTTACTTTCAG TTCCCGGATAAGTCCTCCTAGCAAAAGTCAACAGACAACTACGTCCACCCCATGCAGCATTGCTGTAACAAGAAACATAACTCCTATTCCAACTGCAAAGAATACTCTCAACGAAGGAGACAAAACACTGCCTATTAAAGCTGCCAGGAGGACTCTAGACACATCCAGCCTGAAAATTTCAGC AAAACTTGGTTCAAAGCCCGAGACATCTCGGACAGTGTTGCAAAAAAATATGAAATCCTCAAAAAATGTGGACCAGCATGGTGGTTTTAAAGCTATTTTACAAGCCAAAGACAATAATTGTACAGAGAGGCTGAAGCAAATGCCTGCTAACTTGTCCATCAAGAGGAAAGTACCAGAG CACCTAATGCAGACGAATTTGGATTTGACGATCCTACTTCCGTCAAAGCGTCTTTCGCACTCACCCAGTGAAAGCAG GGGCTCCTCTGAAGGTACTGAAAGGATATGGCACAAACAg GTTAATGATCATGAGCATTCTGGAAATGGTAATAAGACCAGTGATTATGAAAATTGCCAAATCTCTTCACGTGATGTTCCTATGGAGATGAACATCAAAGAGTTAGGACGCCCTTTTGCGATAGAAGATGATGACAACATAAAGAAGGCTGAGGCTCTTTCAAAGGATCTCGATGAT ATGTGCAGCATGCTCAGGAAAAAACAGGAGGAGGCAAAAGAACTATTAGTTCGTGCTGTTGTGAACAACAATAAGCTGCTACTGCTTAACCATCCCATTTATGAAGAGAAGATA CACAGGGTTCAGAAATTCGCTGCTGAGTTGATGATGAGGTACCAACTAGCAATATCACACTAA
- the LOC107829497 gene encoding uncharacterized protein At4g18490 isoform X4, translated as MDFNLDSDFGKISSFNIDMPDLDISSPCKKDRKSRETSKKESKGAVNKKKGDDFNFSFDFELDNFGFGSSQESREKAKNNQEKDSFSFGSSGETGEKANNQEKECSSKKSGNEGSGSHLNEDLGSLEDRTAQKHGASEAGMNLTIDSHIDIDKNHDTTKHSLPSNHTMGNNDTSKLQSVSSEVALEKAKISLQEKISTSTQEAVCQVEGTSLISRSESRSDTSSGLQQHVNSAADVTFFGVGTDVNKKVLLDSDKNYDKTVLESSSLEGVATSMNNASEKSILESDKHVLETNKDRTQTHSNSMYIANATEDKMQDVKVGNEIQSPTSELSASSLSNGIVAEDLTAEKRRDTGVIRSKFFMPSIKPAAQMQKTTSLTETKLSEFGNKRVGSITQSPSDEIISQDNKDDETGSKAGFPTDSGLLPMINPLQTGSQESHQVLGITMKDSQLDGEENIRALIGSLRPNEQKPKLGKSVPEKSKASSKDLFTFSSRISPPSKSQQTTTSTPCSIAVTRNITPIPTAKNTLNEGDKTLPIKAARRTLDTSSLKISAKLGSKPETSRTVLQKNMKSSKNVDQHGGFKAILQAKDNNCTERLKQMPANLSIKRKVPEHLMQTNLDLTILLPSKRLSHSPSESRGSSEGTERIWHKQVNDHEHSGNGNKTSDYENCQISSRDVPMEMNIKELGRPFAIEDDDNIKKAEALSKDLDDMCSMLRKKQEEAKELLVRAVVNNNKLLLLNHPIYEEKIHRVQKFAAELMMRYQLAISH; from the exons ATGGATTTCAATCTTGATAGTGATTTTGGCAAGATATCATCCTTCAACATTGACATGCCAGATCTTGATATCTCTTCCCCATGTAAAAAGGATCGAAAATCAAGGGAGACATCAAAAAAAGAATCCAAAGGTGCTGTCAACAAAAAGAAGGGAGATGACTTcaatttttcatttgattttga GTTGGATAATTTCGGTTTTGGGTCAAGCCAGGAGAGTAGAGAAAAGGCGAAGAACAACCAAGAAAAGGATAGCTTCAGTTTTGGGTCAAGCGGGGAGACTGGAGAAAAGGCGAACAACCAAGAAAAGGAATGTTCTTCTAAGAAAAGTGGTAATGAAGGCTCTGGAAGTCATCTGAATGAAGACCTTGGTTCTTTAGAGGACAGGACAGCCCAGAAACACGGTGCATCAGAGGCTGGGATGAATTTGACTATTGATTCTCATATTGACATAGATAAAAATCATGACACCACAAAACATAGTTTACCTTCAAACCATACTATGGGCAATAACGACACTTCAAAGTTGCAATCAGTTAGCAGTGAAGTTGCACTGGAGAAAGCAAAAATTTCGTTGCAGGAAAAAATATCCACCAGCACTCAAGAAGCAGTTTGCCAAGTAGAGGGAACTTCTTTGATATCACGGAGTGAATCAAGAAGTGATACTTCTTCTGGTTTACAGCAACATGTTAATTCGGCTGCGGATGTTACTTTCTTTGGTGTAGGAACAGACGTAaacaaaaaagtgcttttggactCAGACAAAAACTATGATAAGACAGTTTTAGAAAGTTCATCTTTGGAGGGTGTTGCAACATCAATGAACAATGCTAGTGAAAAGAGCATCCTTGAAAGCGATAAGCATGTTTTGGAGACCAATAAGGACAGGACTCAGACACATTCCAATAGTATGTACATTGCAAATGCTACAGAAGACAAAATGCAAGACGTGAAAGTCGGTAACGAGATTCAGAGCCCAACTTCTGAGCTTTCTGCATCCTCATTAAGCAA TGGAATAGTAGCTGAAGATTTGACAGCAGAGAAAAGAAGAGACACTGGTGTCATCAGGTCAAAGTTTTTTATGCCATCAATTAAACCTGCAGCTCAGATGCAGAAGACAACATCATTGACTGAGACAAAACTTTCTGAATTTGGTAACAAGAGAGTTGGCTCCATAACACAGAGTCCTTCAGATGAAATAAT ATCTCAAGATAACAAAGATGATGAAACTGGGAGCAAAGCTGGTTTCCCCACAGACTCTGGATTACTGCCAATGATTAACCCTCTTCAGACAGGAAGTCAGGAGAGCCACCAAGTTTTAGGCATTACTAT GAAGGACTCCCAGTTGGATGGTGAGGAAAACATAAGAGCGTTGATTGGTTCTTTGAGGCCAAATGAACAAAAACCAAAACTAGGAAAATCTGTTCCTGAGAAAAGCAAAGCAAGCAGTAAAGATCTTTTTACTTTCAG TTCCCGGATAAGTCCTCCTAGCAAAAGTCAACAGACAACTACGTCCACCCCATGCAGCATTGCTGTAACAAGAAACATAACTCCTATTCCAACTGCAAAGAATACTCTCAACGAAGGAGACAAAACACTGCCTATTAAAGCTGCCAGGAGGACTCTAGACACATCCAGCCTGAAAATTTCAGC AAAACTTGGTTCAAAGCCCGAGACATCTCGGACAGTGTTGCAAAAAAATATGAAATCCTCAAAAAATGTGGACCAGCATGGTGGTTTTAAAGCTATTTTACAAGCCAAAGACAATAATTGTACAGAGAGGCTGAAGCAAATGCCTGCTAACTTGTCCATCAAGAGGAAAGTACCAGAG CACCTAATGCAGACGAATTTGGATTTGACGATCCTACTTCCGTCAAAGCGTCTTTCGCACTCACCCAGTGAAAGCAG GGGCTCCTCTGAAGGTACTGAAAGGATATGGCACAAACAg GTTAATGATCATGAGCATTCTGGAAATGGTAATAAGACCAGTGATTATGAAAATTGCCAAATCTCTTCACGTGATGTTCCTATGGAGATGAACATCAAAGAGTTAGGACGCCCTTTTGCGATAGAAGATGATGACAACATAAAGAAGGCTGAGGCTCTTTCAAAGGATCTCGATGAT ATGTGCAGCATGCTCAGGAAAAAACAGGAGGAGGCAAAAGAACTATTAGTTCGTGCTGTTGTGAACAACAATAAGCTGCTACTGCTTAACCATCCCATTTATGAAGAGAAGATA CACAGGGTTCAGAAATTCGCTGCTGAGTTGATGATGAGGTACCAACTAGCAATATCACACTAA
- the LOC107829497 gene encoding uncharacterized protein At4g18490 isoform X2, with protein sequence MAESQKGAASTVKSKEKDSLLDLDIGDDFLKSLKSMSMGNDAMDFDFGPISKNKKKTFNFDKEDMDFNLDSDFGKISSFNIDMPDLDISSPCKKDRKSRETSKKESKGAVNKKKGDDFNFSFDFELDNFGFGSSQESREKAKNNQEKDSFSFGSSGETGEKANNQEKECSSKKSGNEGSGSHLNEDLGSLEDRTAQKHGASEAGMNLTIDSHIDIDKNHDTTKHSLPSNHTMGNNDTSKLQSVSSEVALEKAKISLQEKISTSTQEAVCQVEGTSLISRSESRSDTSSGLQQHVNSAADVTFFGVGTDVNKKVLLDSDKNYDKTVLESSSLEGVATSMNNASEKSILESDKHVLETNKDRTQTHSNSMYIANATEDKMQDVKVGNEIQSPTSELSASSLSNGIVAEDLTAEKRRDTGVIRSKFFMPSIKPAAQMQKTTSLTETKLSEFGNKRVGSITQSPSDEIISQDNKDDETGSKAGFPTDSGLLPMINPLQTGSQESHQVLGITMKDSQLDGEENIRALIGSLRPNEQKPKLGKSVPEKSKASSKDLFTFSSRISPPSKSQQTTTSTPCSIAVTRNITPIPTAKNTLNEGDKTLPIKAARRTLDTSSLKISAKLGSKPETSRTVLQKNMKSSKNVDQHGGFKAILQAKDNNCTERLKQMPANLSIKRKVPETNLDLTILLPSKRLSHSPSESRGSSEGTERIWHKQVNDHEHSGNGNKTSDYENCQISSRDVPMEMNIKELGRPFAIEDDDNIKKAEALSKDLDDMCSMLRKKQEEAKELLVRAVVNNNKLLLLNHPIYEEKIHRVQKFAAELMMRYQLAISH encoded by the exons ATGGCAGAATCTCAGAAGGGAGCAGCTTCGACTGTCAAATCAAAAGAGAAAGATTCATTACTTG ATCTGGATATTGGAGATGACTTTCTTAAGTCGTTGAAATCGATGTCTATGGGAAATGATGCAATGGATTTCGACTTTGGGCCTATatccaaaaataagaaaaagacatTCAACTTTGACAAAGA GGATATGGATTTCAATCTTGATAGTGATTTTGGCAAGATATCATCCTTCAACATTGACATGCCAGATCTTGATATCTCTTCCCCATGTAAAAAGGATCGAAAATCAAGGGAGACATCAAAAAAAGAATCCAAAGGTGCTGTCAACAAAAAGAAGGGAGATGACTTcaatttttcatttgattttga GTTGGATAATTTCGGTTTTGGGTCAAGCCAGGAGAGTAGAGAAAAGGCGAAGAACAACCAAGAAAAGGATAGCTTCAGTTTTGGGTCAAGCGGGGAGACTGGAGAAAAGGCGAACAACCAAGAAAAGGAATGTTCTTCTAAGAAAAGTGGTAATGAAGGCTCTGGAAGTCATCTGAATGAAGACCTTGGTTCTTTAGAGGACAGGACAGCCCAGAAACACGGTGCATCAGAGGCTGGGATGAATTTGACTATTGATTCTCATATTGACATAGATAAAAATCATGACACCACAAAACATAGTTTACCTTCAAACCATACTATGGGCAATAACGACACTTCAAAGTTGCAATCAGTTAGCAGTGAAGTTGCACTGGAGAAAGCAAAAATTTCGTTGCAGGAAAAAATATCCACCAGCACTCAAGAAGCAGTTTGCCAAGTAGAGGGAACTTCTTTGATATCACGGAGTGAATCAAGAAGTGATACTTCTTCTGGTTTACAGCAACATGTTAATTCGGCTGCGGATGTTACTTTCTTTGGTGTAGGAACAGACGTAaacaaaaaagtgcttttggactCAGACAAAAACTATGATAAGACAGTTTTAGAAAGTTCATCTTTGGAGGGTGTTGCAACATCAATGAACAATGCTAGTGAAAAGAGCATCCTTGAAAGCGATAAGCATGTTTTGGAGACCAATAAGGACAGGACTCAGACACATTCCAATAGTATGTACATTGCAAATGCTACAGAAGACAAAATGCAAGACGTGAAAGTCGGTAACGAGATTCAGAGCCCAACTTCTGAGCTTTCTGCATCCTCATTAAGCAA TGGAATAGTAGCTGAAGATTTGACAGCAGAGAAAAGAAGAGACACTGGTGTCATCAGGTCAAAGTTTTTTATGCCATCAATTAAACCTGCAGCTCAGATGCAGAAGACAACATCATTGACTGAGACAAAACTTTCTGAATTTGGTAACAAGAGAGTTGGCTCCATAACACAGAGTCCTTCAGATGAAATAAT ATCTCAAGATAACAAAGATGATGAAACTGGGAGCAAAGCTGGTTTCCCCACAGACTCTGGATTACTGCCAATGATTAACCCTCTTCAGACAGGAAGTCAGGAGAGCCACCAAGTTTTAGGCATTACTAT GAAGGACTCCCAGTTGGATGGTGAGGAAAACATAAGAGCGTTGATTGGTTCTTTGAGGCCAAATGAACAAAAACCAAAACTAGGAAAATCTGTTCCTGAGAAAAGCAAAGCAAGCAGTAAAGATCTTTTTACTTTCAG TTCCCGGATAAGTCCTCCTAGCAAAAGTCAACAGACAACTACGTCCACCCCATGCAGCATTGCTGTAACAAGAAACATAACTCCTATTCCAACTGCAAAGAATACTCTCAACGAAGGAGACAAAACACTGCCTATTAAAGCTGCCAGGAGGACTCTAGACACATCCAGCCTGAAAATTTCAGC AAAACTTGGTTCAAAGCCCGAGACATCTCGGACAGTGTTGCAAAAAAATATGAAATCCTCAAAAAATGTGGACCAGCATGGTGGTTTTAAAGCTATTTTACAAGCCAAAGACAATAATTGTACAGAGAGGCTGAAGCAAATGCCTGCTAACTTGTCCATCAAGAGGAAAGTACCAGAG ACGAATTTGGATTTGACGATCCTACTTCCGTCAAAGCGTCTTTCGCACTCACCCAGTGAAAGCAG GGGCTCCTCTGAAGGTACTGAAAGGATATGGCACAAACAg GTTAATGATCATGAGCATTCTGGAAATGGTAATAAGACCAGTGATTATGAAAATTGCCAAATCTCTTCACGTGATGTTCCTATGGAGATGAACATCAAAGAGTTAGGACGCCCTTTTGCGATAGAAGATGATGACAACATAAAGAAGGCTGAGGCTCTTTCAAAGGATCTCGATGAT ATGTGCAGCATGCTCAGGAAAAAACAGGAGGAGGCAAAAGAACTATTAGTTCGTGCTGTTGTGAACAACAATAAGCTGCTACTGCTTAACCATCCCATTTATGAAGAGAAGATA CACAGGGTTCAGAAATTCGCTGCTGAGTTGATGATGAGGTACCAACTAGCAATATCACACTAA
- the LOC107829497 gene encoding uncharacterized protein At4g18490 isoform X3, whose protein sequence is MAESQKGAASTVKSKEKDSLLDLDIGDDFLKSLKSMSMGNDAMDFDFGPISKNKKKTFNFDKEDMDFNLDSDFGKISSFNIDMPDLDISSPCKKDRKSRETSKKESKGAVNKKKGDDFNFSFDFELDNFGFGSSQESREKAKNNQEKDSFSFGSSGETGEKANNQEKECSSKKSGNEGSGSHLNEDLGSLEDRTAQKHGASEAGMNLTIDSHIDIDKNHDTTKHSLPSNHTMGNNDTSKLQSVSSEVALEKAKISLQEKISTSTQEAVCQVEGTSLISRSESRSDTSSGLQQHVNSAADVTFFGVGTDVNKKVLLDSDKNYDKTVLESSSLEGVATSMNNASEKSILESDKHVLETNKDRTQTHSNSMYIANATEDKMQDVKVGNEIQSPTSELSASSLSNGIVAEDLTAEKRRDTGVIRSKFFMPSIKPAAQMQKTTSLTETKLSEFGNKRVGSITQSPSDEIISQDNKDDETGSKAGFPTDSGLLPMINPLQTGSQESHQVLGITISRISPPSKSQQTTTSTPCSIAVTRNITPIPTAKNTLNEGDKTLPIKAARRTLDTSSLKISAKLGSKPETSRTVLQKNMKSSKNVDQHGGFKAILQAKDNNCTERLKQMPANLSIKRKVPEHLMQTNLDLTILLPSKRLSHSPSESRGSSEGTERIWHKQVNDHEHSGNGNKTSDYENCQISSRDVPMEMNIKELGRPFAIEDDDNIKKAEALSKDLDDMCSMLRKKQEEAKELLVRAVVNNNKLLLLNHPIYEEKIHRVQKFAAELMMRYQLAISH, encoded by the exons ATGGCAGAATCTCAGAAGGGAGCAGCTTCGACTGTCAAATCAAAAGAGAAAGATTCATTACTTG ATCTGGATATTGGAGATGACTTTCTTAAGTCGTTGAAATCGATGTCTATGGGAAATGATGCAATGGATTTCGACTTTGGGCCTATatccaaaaataagaaaaagacatTCAACTTTGACAAAGA GGATATGGATTTCAATCTTGATAGTGATTTTGGCAAGATATCATCCTTCAACATTGACATGCCAGATCTTGATATCTCTTCCCCATGTAAAAAGGATCGAAAATCAAGGGAGACATCAAAAAAAGAATCCAAAGGTGCTGTCAACAAAAAGAAGGGAGATGACTTcaatttttcatttgattttga GTTGGATAATTTCGGTTTTGGGTCAAGCCAGGAGAGTAGAGAAAAGGCGAAGAACAACCAAGAAAAGGATAGCTTCAGTTTTGGGTCAAGCGGGGAGACTGGAGAAAAGGCGAACAACCAAGAAAAGGAATGTTCTTCTAAGAAAAGTGGTAATGAAGGCTCTGGAAGTCATCTGAATGAAGACCTTGGTTCTTTAGAGGACAGGACAGCCCAGAAACACGGTGCATCAGAGGCTGGGATGAATTTGACTATTGATTCTCATATTGACATAGATAAAAATCATGACACCACAAAACATAGTTTACCTTCAAACCATACTATGGGCAATAACGACACTTCAAAGTTGCAATCAGTTAGCAGTGAAGTTGCACTGGAGAAAGCAAAAATTTCGTTGCAGGAAAAAATATCCACCAGCACTCAAGAAGCAGTTTGCCAAGTAGAGGGAACTTCTTTGATATCACGGAGTGAATCAAGAAGTGATACTTCTTCTGGTTTACAGCAACATGTTAATTCGGCTGCGGATGTTACTTTCTTTGGTGTAGGAACAGACGTAaacaaaaaagtgcttttggactCAGACAAAAACTATGATAAGACAGTTTTAGAAAGTTCATCTTTGGAGGGTGTTGCAACATCAATGAACAATGCTAGTGAAAAGAGCATCCTTGAAAGCGATAAGCATGTTTTGGAGACCAATAAGGACAGGACTCAGACACATTCCAATAGTATGTACATTGCAAATGCTACAGAAGACAAAATGCAAGACGTGAAAGTCGGTAACGAGATTCAGAGCCCAACTTCTGAGCTTTCTGCATCCTCATTAAGCAA TGGAATAGTAGCTGAAGATTTGACAGCAGAGAAAAGAAGAGACACTGGTGTCATCAGGTCAAAGTTTTTTATGCCATCAATTAAACCTGCAGCTCAGATGCAGAAGACAACATCATTGACTGAGACAAAACTTTCTGAATTTGGTAACAAGAGAGTTGGCTCCATAACACAGAGTCCTTCAGATGAAATAAT ATCTCAAGATAACAAAGATGATGAAACTGGGAGCAAAGCTGGTTTCCCCACAGACTCTGGATTACTGCCAATGATTAACCCTCTTCAGACAGGAAGTCAGGAGAGCCACCAAGTTTTAGGCATTACTAT TTCCCGGATAAGTCCTCCTAGCAAAAGTCAACAGACAACTACGTCCACCCCATGCAGCATTGCTGTAACAAGAAACATAACTCCTATTCCAACTGCAAAGAATACTCTCAACGAAGGAGACAAAACACTGCCTATTAAAGCTGCCAGGAGGACTCTAGACACATCCAGCCTGAAAATTTCAGC AAAACTTGGTTCAAAGCCCGAGACATCTCGGACAGTGTTGCAAAAAAATATGAAATCCTCAAAAAATGTGGACCAGCATGGTGGTTTTAAAGCTATTTTACAAGCCAAAGACAATAATTGTACAGAGAGGCTGAAGCAAATGCCTGCTAACTTGTCCATCAAGAGGAAAGTACCAGAG CACCTAATGCAGACGAATTTGGATTTGACGATCCTACTTCCGTCAAAGCGTCTTTCGCACTCACCCAGTGAAAGCAG GGGCTCCTCTGAAGGTACTGAAAGGATATGGCACAAACAg GTTAATGATCATGAGCATTCTGGAAATGGTAATAAGACCAGTGATTATGAAAATTGCCAAATCTCTTCACGTGATGTTCCTATGGAGATGAACATCAAAGAGTTAGGACGCCCTTTTGCGATAGAAGATGATGACAACATAAAGAAGGCTGAGGCTCTTTCAAAGGATCTCGATGAT ATGTGCAGCATGCTCAGGAAAAAACAGGAGGAGGCAAAAGAACTATTAGTTCGTGCTGTTGTGAACAACAATAAGCTGCTACTGCTTAACCATCCCATTTATGAAGAGAAGATA CACAGGGTTCAGAAATTCGCTGCTGAGTTGATGATGAGGTACCAACTAGCAATATCACACTAA